Proteins from a single region of Synergistota bacterium:
- a CDS encoding cyclase family protein has protein sequence MGYGFFAEYFCHVGQWGTHMDPPCHFHRGLRSIDQISVREMFLPLVVIDIHEKVKKNPDYQVTMKDVKAWEKKYGPIPQEAFVALRTDWSKRWPDAKAMQNKDEKGIAHYPGWSMEVLKYLFEVRKITAIGHETTDTDPGISTSKDDYSLESYVLKTNHYQIELLTNLDKVPEYGALVVVTAPKPKGGPGFPARVFAIVPQ, from the coding sequence AACTCATATGGATCCACCATGCCACTTTCATAGGGGATTAAGAAGCATAGACCAGATAAGCGTGAGAGAGATGTTCCTACCCCTCGTGGTGATCGATATTCACGAGAAAGTCAAGAAAAACCCAGATTATCAGGTCACGATGAAAGATGTAAAAGCATGGGAGAAAAAATATGGCCCCATTCCTCAGGAAGCCTTCGTGGCCTTAAGGACCGATTGGTCTAAGAGATGGCCAGATGCTAAGGCAATGCAAAACAAAGACGAAAAGGGAATAGCCCACTACCCTGGATGGAGCATGGAAGTTTTAAAGTATCTCTTCGAAGTGAGGAAAATAACCGCTATAGGACACGAAACCACGGACACAGATCCTGGAATATCAACCTCGAAAGACGATTACTCCTTAGAAAGCTATGTACTCAAGACAAACCATTATCAGATAGAGCTTTTAACAAATCTGGATAAGGTACCAGAATATGGTGCCTTAGTGGTGGTAACCGCACCTAAGCCAAAGGGAGGACCTGGCTTCCCCGCAAGGGTATTCGCAATCGTTCCGCAATGA